In one window of Terriglobia bacterium DNA:
- a CDS encoding PilZ domain-containing protein: MISVTRDFGGIAEDMLVETPGEHQRRTPRYKLDLRLKVIYRRNGLNQSALARGQDVSEGGMAMFVPLDFRKDDPLEVEFTLPQSRLPLRLHAVVRNSDGHRYGLEFLDLTDAQKQEITRMCEAMVRA, translated from the coding sequence GTGATCTCCGTCACGCGGGATTTCGGCGGAATTGCCGAAGATATGCTGGTGGAAACTCCCGGTGAGCATCAGCGCAGAACTCCGCGCTACAAACTCGACCTTCGATTGAAAGTCATCTATCGCCGCAACGGACTGAACCAGTCGGCGTTGGCACGCGGACAGGACGTGAGCGAAGGCGGAATGGCAATGTTCGTCCCCCTCGACTTCCGCAAGGACGACCCCCTCGAAGTCGAGTTCACACTCCCGCAGTCGCGCCTTCCGCTGCGCCTTCACGCTGTGGTCCGCAACAGCGACGGACATCGCTACGGTCTCGAGTTCCTCGACCTCACCGACGCGCAGAAGCAGGAAATCACGCGGATGTGCGAAGCGATGGTCCGAGCCTGA
- the dusB gene encoding tRNA dihydrouridine synthase DusB, producing the protein MGHKHWDNPMERTAPEGARVPAGYTVGGLTIRPATVLAPMAGVTDTVFRRFIREMGGCGLMMTEFTSADGVLRSKDKKAKRYLHFYEDEHPIAAQLFGSNPDTLRDAAAMIQDLGFDLVDLNLGCPAKKVVKCNGGSGLLRDLPLIGKIFETVRAAVTIPFTVKFRAGWNDKELVYIELAKLAERCGLNAIAMHARTREQGYSGNANWDWIRDLRQAVSIPVVGNGDVRSPEDAAAMVAHTGCNAVMIGRMAASNPWIFRQIEQYTATGTYDVPTEADRYAMIRRYFSMLIQEGYKDAPGKMKQFASWFTHGVQNGSHLRKVIYDARDEHTILSEVERFFEERLASAAPEPVVVSKVL; encoded by the coding sequence ATGGGTCATAAGCACTGGGACAATCCGATGGAACGTACCGCGCCGGAAGGCGCGCGCGTCCCCGCCGGCTACACCGTTGGCGGCCTGACCATCCGTCCCGCTACCGTGCTCGCCCCAATGGCCGGAGTCACCGACACCGTCTTCCGCCGCTTCATCCGCGAGATGGGTGGCTGCGGACTCATGATGACCGAGTTCACCTCCGCCGACGGCGTCCTGCGCTCGAAGGACAAGAAGGCCAAACGTTACCTCCACTTCTACGAGGACGAGCACCCCATCGCCGCGCAACTGTTCGGCTCCAACCCCGACACCCTGCGCGACGCCGCCGCGATGATCCAGGACCTCGGCTTCGACCTGGTTGACCTCAACCTCGGCTGTCCCGCCAAGAAGGTCGTGAAGTGCAACGGGGGCTCCGGGCTGCTCCGAGATCTCCCGCTCATTGGAAAAATCTTCGAAACCGTTCGCGCCGCGGTGACGATTCCCTTCACGGTGAAGTTCCGCGCCGGATGGAACGACAAGGAACTCGTCTACATCGAACTCGCGAAACTCGCCGAGCGCTGCGGACTGAACGCCATCGCCATGCACGCGCGCACCCGCGAGCAAGGTTACAGCGGAAACGCCAACTGGGACTGGATTCGCGACCTCAGGCAGGCTGTCTCGATCCCCGTCGTCGGTAACGGCGACGTCCGCTCACCCGAGGACGCCGCGGCGATGGTCGCGCACACCGGTTGCAATGCCGTAATGATCGGCCGAATGGCAGCCTCGAATCCCTGGATCTTCCGCCAGATCGAGCAGTACACCGCGACCGGAACCTACGATGTCCCAACCGAGGCCGACCGCTATGCCATGATCCGCCGCTACTTCTCCATGCTGATCCAGGAAGGCTACAAGGACGCTCCAGGAAAGATGAAGCAGTTCGCCTCCTGGTTCACCCACGGCGTCCAGAACGGAAGCCACCTGCGCAAGGTCATCTACGACGCCAGGGACGAGCACACCATCCTGAGCGAAGTCGAGCGCTTCTTCGAAGAGCGCCTCGCAAGTGCAGCACCGGAGCCGGTGGTAGTGTCCAAAGTCCTCTAA
- a CDS encoding TonB-dependent receptor, with protein MTSRHSLVFRRFSLFACLLVTVFLLVPSSLFGQATIQAGSISGTITDPSGAVVPSATVTITNVDTGQKKTLTTTSSGAYNSGPLSPGNYKVRAEKSGFATSELNTVVSIGNIASGNLKMGVAGSNQTVEVQAGVAQVNTEQATVQGVLTSRQIENLPMNGRNFLASAQLEPGVQIQDASNFDPTKTGYLGVSVGGRQGRTTRIEVDGLDISDETVGSTTYNPPAESVQEFQISQSSLDFSTELTSSGAVNIATKSGTNTYHGDGFYLFRDKRAGVANFPGGQDNYFQRNDVGGSLGGAIIRDRLFFFVAGERVLQHLFAPVTYTAPFDTLDGGYQAPFREKQVTGRLDYNLFGSAKLFYKFTYDNATAIGSNLPNYQPYANLDNVPSHAIGLDFTTGSWTHSIRFGYLKFQNHINDASAAVGAPLSEWQCDCRIAFTSPGVRWGINDLAPQATFQRNEQIKYDGSKSWGSHIIRYGVSFNSILGGGFASFIGLGPIVEGLGGDPGAAAGPFPGGEGNPLNYPTAVIVMGNGQGFNTERPAFGYPAGGQYDHRLSLYIGDTWKIKPNFTLTAGLRYNRDTGRTDSDLAAIPCSAINAANFDPQPPCSGNLMDNFGNGKYGGRVNQPNANFGPTIGIAWDPTHTGKMVIRAGGGLYWENAVFNNVLFDRPYRLPTGLFFNESNNGANICPKGVVSFPGGQSVTTTPTGKDIATQICGQPIGNVAADVAALQAQYQQAVAAAGVTTNPSYVGENLSASGMFAPNYVSPRSWQMNVGMQRQLWNSAVLSVDYIRNVSLHYLVNVDTNHVGDSRYLNKTAAQNAIAATLSDCGVSSIQQGLAGCPGGSNPDTAITTPLTIDDFANRGLDSGVTYLGGYPAEAYGLSPDQGAAFAGINDYYGSNGMFFPIGRSVYNALQVSFRQQSMKLGFLPNTSIQVSYSLSRFDSLGADQDFLPTATDQRNPLRFFGPTSFDRTHQFTFGTVFNLPHGPLLSFIGHFNSPLPGTIVMADQSRPGEIFHTDWTGDGTTGDVLPGQNLGSFMRGVSPSGVSGMISAYNQSHVNAITPAGQALIDAGLMTQAQLVALGATMDTYDPTAAQGIVGNDWLKILDVKFAWPIKVGEHFVIEPSVSAFNVLNFANFAISSSTAVDTSLQPGGAFGTNYAGQANRAGLGSGMFQLGAPRQLEWGLRLQF; from the coding sequence ATGACCTCTAGACACTCCCTCGTGTTTAGGCGCTTTTCACTCTTTGCGTGCCTGCTTGTTACCGTTTTCCTGCTCGTTCCAAGTTCTTTGTTCGGACAGGCGACGATCCAGGCGGGCTCAATCTCAGGAACCATTACAGATCCTTCCGGCGCGGTAGTACCGAGCGCCACAGTCACCATCACGAACGTTGATACGGGCCAGAAGAAGACGCTGACCACGACATCTTCGGGCGCGTATAACTCAGGTCCGCTGTCTCCAGGCAACTACAAGGTGCGCGCGGAGAAGTCGGGTTTCGCGACGTCGGAGCTGAACACGGTCGTTTCCATCGGAAACATTGCCTCCGGAAATCTGAAAATGGGGGTTGCCGGATCGAACCAGACGGTGGAAGTACAAGCCGGCGTGGCGCAGGTGAACACGGAACAGGCTACGGTGCAGGGAGTGCTCACGAGCCGGCAGATCGAAAACCTGCCGATGAATGGACGCAACTTCCTGGCATCCGCGCAGCTTGAACCGGGGGTGCAGATACAGGACGCCAGCAACTTCGACCCCACGAAAACCGGTTACTTGGGCGTTTCGGTAGGTGGACGACAGGGGCGCACGACACGCATCGAGGTCGACGGACTCGATATCAGCGATGAGACGGTGGGCAGCACGACTTATAACCCGCCGGCGGAATCGGTACAGGAATTCCAGATCAGCCAGTCGTCGCTGGACTTTTCGACGGAGCTGACATCTTCGGGCGCGGTGAATATCGCGACGAAGAGCGGTACCAATACTTATCACGGCGACGGTTTTTACCTGTTCCGCGATAAGCGAGCGGGAGTAGCGAATTTCCCCGGTGGGCAGGACAACTACTTCCAGCGCAACGACGTTGGCGGATCGCTGGGCGGCGCGATCATCAGGGATCGGCTGTTCTTCTTTGTTGCCGGCGAGCGCGTATTGCAGCACCTGTTCGCGCCCGTGACGTATACCGCGCCTTTCGATACCCTGGATGGCGGCTATCAGGCGCCGTTCCGGGAAAAACAGGTGACGGGACGTCTGGACTACAACCTGTTCGGATCGGCAAAATTGTTCTACAAGTTCACTTATGACAACGCAACGGCGATCGGCAGCAACCTGCCGAACTACCAGCCTTACGCGAACCTGGACAATGTTCCATCACATGCCATTGGATTGGACTTCACGACCGGGAGCTGGACGCACTCGATCCGTTTCGGGTACCTGAAATTCCAGAACCATATCAATGATGCGTCGGCGGCAGTGGGTGCTCCGCTGTCGGAGTGGCAGTGCGACTGCCGCATCGCCTTCACCAGCCCGGGTGTGCGCTGGGGCATTAACGACCTTGCGCCGCAGGCGACGTTCCAGCGGAACGAACAGATCAAGTATGACGGCAGCAAGAGCTGGGGTTCGCACATCATCCGTTACGGAGTCAGCTTCAACTCGATTCTGGGCGGCGGATTCGCGTCGTTCATAGGTCTGGGTCCGATCGTCGAAGGTCTGGGTGGCGATCCCGGGGCAGCTGCGGGACCGTTCCCGGGGGGCGAAGGGAATCCGTTGAACTATCCGACGGCGGTGATAGTCATGGGCAACGGCCAGGGCTTCAACACGGAGCGGCCGGCGTTCGGGTATCCCGCAGGTGGTCAATACGATCATCGCCTGTCGCTGTACATCGGCGACACATGGAAGATCAAACCGAACTTCACGTTGACAGCGGGTCTTCGCTACAACCGTGACACTGGGCGGACGGACTCTGACCTGGCGGCGATTCCGTGCTCGGCGATCAACGCGGCGAACTTCGATCCGCAACCGCCGTGCAGCGGAAACCTGATGGACAACTTCGGCAATGGCAAGTACGGCGGGCGTGTAAACCAGCCCAACGCCAACTTTGGTCCAACGATCGGTATTGCATGGGACCCGACGCATACTGGCAAGATGGTGATTCGTGCGGGTGGTGGTTTGTATTGGGAAAACGCTGTCTTCAACAACGTTCTGTTCGATCGGCCCTACCGGTTACCGACCGGACTGTTCTTCAACGAATCCAATAACGGTGCCAACATTTGCCCCAAGGGTGTGGTCTCGTTCCCGGGTGGACAGTCTGTAACAACGACGCCGACCGGAAAGGACATTGCCACGCAGATCTGCGGTCAGCCGATTGGCAACGTGGCGGCGGACGTTGCGGCGCTGCAAGCGCAATATCAGCAGGCGGTTGCAGCGGCCGGGGTTACGACCAACCCGAGCTATGTCGGCGAAAATCTGTCAGCTTCGGGCATGTTCGCACCGAACTACGTCAGCCCGCGTTCGTGGCAGATGAACGTTGGAATGCAGCGGCAGTTGTGGAATAGCGCGGTGCTGTCGGTGGACTACATCCGCAACGTCAGCTTGCACTACCTGGTAAATGTGGACACCAATCACGTGGGTGATTCGCGGTACCTGAATAAGACAGCGGCCCAGAACGCGATTGCGGCGACGCTATCTGACTGTGGCGTGTCATCCATACAGCAAGGGTTAGCCGGCTGTCCCGGTGGGTCCAACCCAGACACTGCCATAACCACGCCCCTCACAATAGATGACTTTGCCAACAGGGGTCTCGATTCTGGCGTCACCTACCTGGGCGGGTACCCCGCTGAGGCCTACGGACTTTCGCCGGATCAGGGAGCTGCATTCGCAGGCATCAACGACTACTACGGGTCGAATGGCATGTTCTTCCCGATTGGTCGCTCGGTGTACAACGCGTTGCAGGTTTCGTTCCGGCAGCAGTCGATGAAACTGGGCTTCCTGCCGAACACTTCGATCCAGGTCTCGTACTCGCTGTCGCGGTTCGACAGCCTCGGGGCCGATCAGGATTTCCTGCCGACCGCGACGGATCAGCGTAACCCGCTGCGTTTCTTCGGCCCGACTTCCTTTGATCGTACCCACCAGTTCACCTTCGGGACTGTGTTCAATCTGCCGCACGGTCCGCTCTTGAGCTTCATTGGGCACTTCAATTCGCCGTTGCCAGGAACGATCGTAATGGCCGACCAGTCCCGTCCCGGTGAAATCTTCCACACGGATTGGACAGGTGACGGAACGACGGGTGACGTCCTGCCCGGCCAGAACCTCGGTTCGTTCATGCGAGGAGTGAGTCCGAGTGGAGTCTCAGGCATGATCTCGGCCTACAACCAGAGTCACGTCAACGCCATTACTCCGGCAGGCCAGGCCCTGATCGACGCCGGATTGATGACGCAAGCGCAACTCGTAGCACTGGGAGCGACGATGGATACCTACGATCCCACCGCCGCCCAGGGAATCGTGGGCAACGACTGGTTGAAGATTCTCGACGTGAAGTTCGCATGGCCAATCAAGGTCGGCGAGCACTTCGTGATCGAGCCCAGCGTGTCTGCGTTCAACGTACTGAACTTCGCCAATTTTGCGATCTCTTCATCCACTGCGGTGGATACCTCGCTGCAACCCGGCGGAGCGTTTGGCACGAACTACGCGGGCCAGGCGAACCGCGCGGGTTTGGGTAGCGGTATGTTCCAACTCGGCGCGCCACGGCAACTCGAGTGGGGATTGCGGCTCCAGTTCTAG
- a CDS encoding outer membrane beta-barrel protein, whose amino-acid sequence MRKITVVVMVILASCLFAVAQDNTNKAEVFGGYQYTNIDDLGSGIGRQSFNGWNAAVSGYFNNNFGITADFSGAYKSISGVDTKVYTYMFGPTLRVPMDRATPFVHALFGGGHASFTETGFGSATSNGFSYAFGGGLDVNASSNFAIRIGQFDYLGTRFEGTNFKNFRYSAGVVLKF is encoded by the coding sequence TTGCGCAAGATTACTGTAGTGGTCATGGTCATTCTGGCATCCTGCCTGTTCGCAGTCGCCCAGGACAACACCAACAAGGCCGAAGTGTTCGGCGGTTATCAGTACACCAACATTGACGACCTGGGCTCCGGCATTGGCCGTCAGAGCTTCAACGGCTGGAACGCTGCCGTGAGCGGCTATTTCAATAACAACTTCGGCATTACCGCCGACTTCTCCGGCGCCTACAAGTCCATCTCTGGCGTCGACACCAAGGTTTACACCTACATGTTTGGTCCGACGCTTCGCGTCCCCATGGATAGGGCGACCCCGTTCGTGCATGCCCTGTTTGGTGGCGGACACGCCAGTTTCACTGAAACCGGCTTCGGAAGCGCCACTAGCAATGGCTTCTCCTATGCTTTTGGCGGCGGACTTGACGTGAATGCGTCCAGCAACTTCGCCATCCGTATCGGCCAGTTCGACTATCTCGGCACACGGTTCGAAGGCACCAACTTCAAGAATTTCCGTTATTCCGCCGGTGTCGTGTTGAAGTTCTAA
- a CDS encoding CocE/NonD family hydrolase, with translation MIAFRRVSHVVAGMLLLLFVLAGMTSAQDRPTPPPFDVKAHYTKYEFRIPMRDGKRLFTSVYVPKDTSHPYPFLMTRTPYTVGPYGEDNYRTRLGPSESFDRAGYIFVFQDVRGRYMSEGTFMEMRPHIDHPQTNQDVDESTDTYDTVEWLLKNIPNNNGKVGIWGISYPGFFTSASIIDSHPAIKAASPEAPMTDLFFTDDGYHGGAFQVAANFGFYSGFKPRDSVACSTRPCTGTGGEPQLPPKAGAFQPYEYGTNDGYAFFLKYLPTSKLKPLINNWLFNDQMDHNTYDAYWQARDLSRHMHGVKCAVLVVGGWFDAEDLSGPFKTFHAIEQQSPNAWSGLVVGPWVHGGWAYIQGASLGRVQFDSATGEFWREHIVFPFFEQYLKGNVDAKLPKAYMFETGTNVWRKYDEWPPKNAAKKTLYLHANGKLSFDRPTEKQSFDEYVSDPLRPVPFIPYTDLGRTEQEYMVADQRTYARRPDVLVYESDPLEEDVTFAGPVSPHLFVSTSGTDSDYVVKLIDVFPTDYPEPGQPAAGQHPQERQHLTDVPVPTEKMGGYEMLVRGEPMRAKFRNSWEHPEPMKPGKVEAVNFDMPDINHTFRRGHRIMIQVQSSWFPLADVNPQTFTDIPNAKLSDFKKATERVYHDQASPSGVVVGVLEK, from the coding sequence ATGATCGCGTTTCGACGTGTGTCTCACGTTGTGGCCGGGATGCTTCTGTTGTTGTTCGTGCTCGCCGGCATGACCTCCGCGCAAGATCGGCCGACTCCGCCGCCGTTCGACGTAAAGGCGCACTACACGAAATATGAGTTCCGCATTCCCATGCGCGACGGCAAAAGGCTGTTTACTTCCGTTTATGTGCCGAAGGATACCTCGCACCCGTATCCGTTCCTGATGACACGTACGCCGTACACGGTCGGTCCTTACGGCGAGGACAACTACCGGACGCGTCTCGGCCCGTCGGAGTCGTTCGACCGCGCCGGATACATCTTCGTGTTTCAAGACGTTCGCGGGCGCTACATGTCGGAAGGTACGTTCATGGAGATGCGGCCACACATCGACCATCCGCAAACGAACCAGGATGTGGATGAGAGCACCGACACGTATGACACGGTCGAGTGGCTGCTGAAGAACATTCCGAACAACAACGGCAAGGTCGGGATCTGGGGGATTTCGTATCCGGGATTCTTCACCTCGGCGAGCATTATCGACTCACACCCGGCGATCAAGGCGGCCTCGCCCGAGGCTCCCATGACCGACCTGTTCTTCACCGACGACGGATACCACGGCGGAGCATTCCAGGTCGCGGCAAATTTCGGCTTCTACAGCGGGTTCAAGCCGCGCGATTCTGTAGCGTGCAGCACGCGGCCTTGCACCGGTACCGGTGGTGAGCCGCAACTTCCGCCGAAAGCAGGTGCGTTTCAGCCCTACGAGTACGGCACCAACGATGGCTACGCTTTCTTCCTGAAGTATCTGCCGACCTCGAAATTGAAACCGCTGATCAACAACTGGCTCTTCAACGACCAGATGGACCACAACACCTACGACGCCTACTGGCAGGCGCGCGACCTCTCGCGGCACATGCACGGCGTCAAGTGCGCGGTGCTGGTCGTCGGCGGATGGTTCGACGCCGAAGACCTCAGCGGGCCATTCAAGACCTTCCACGCGATCGAGCAGCAAAGCCCGAATGCCTGGAGCGGGCTGGTCGTCGGGCCATGGGTACATGGCGGTTGGGCGTACATCCAGGGAGCGAGCCTTGGGCGCGTGCAATTCGATTCCGCGACCGGCGAATTCTGGCGCGAGCACATCGTGTTCCCGTTCTTCGAGCAGTATTTGAAGGGCAACGTCGATGCCAAGCTGCCTAAAGCGTACATGTTCGAGACCGGGACCAACGTCTGGCGCAAGTACGACGAATGGCCGCCGAAAAACGCTGCGAAGAAGACACTGTACCTGCACGCGAACGGCAAATTGTCGTTCGATCGGCCCACGGAGAAGCAGTCGTTCGACGAGTACGTGAGCGATCCGCTGCGTCCGGTGCCGTTCATTCCTTATACCGACCTGGGGCGGACGGAACAGGAATACATGGTGGCTGACCAGCGCACGTACGCGCGGCGTCCGGACGTGCTGGTGTACGAGAGCGATCCGCTGGAAGAAGACGTGACCTTTGCGGGGCCGGTTTCGCCGCACCTGTTCGTATCCACCAGCGGAACCGATTCGGACTACGTGGTGAAGCTGATCGACGTTTTTCCGACGGACTACCCGGAGCCGGGGCAGCCAGCAGCCGGGCAGCATCCGCAGGAAAGGCAGCACCTCACCGACGTTCCAGTGCCCACGGAGAAAATGGGCGGCTACGAAATGCTGGTGCGAGGCGAACCGATGCGTGCCAAGTTCCGCAACAGCTGGGAGCATCCGGAGCCGATGAAACCGGGCAAGGTTGAGGCCGTGAACTTCGACATGCCCGACATCAATCACACGTTCCGGCGCGGGCACCGCATCATGATCCAGGTGCAAAGCTCGTGGTTCCCGCTGGCCGACGTCAATCCGCAGACCTTCACCGATATCCCCAACGCCAAGTTGTCGGATTTCAAGAAGGCCACGGAACGCGTGTATCACGACCAGGCAAGTCCATCCGGGGTGGTGGTGGGGGTTCTCGAGAAGTGA